One Peromyscus leucopus breed LL Stock chromosome 2, UCI_PerLeu_2.1, whole genome shotgun sequence DNA window includes the following coding sequences:
- the LOC114704121 gene encoding LOW QUALITY PROTEIN: calcium uptake protein 2, mitochondrial-like (The sequence of the model RefSeq protein was modified relative to this genomic sequence to represent the inferred CDS: deleted 2 bases in 1 codon) produces MVAAAAAGRSAWLAAWGGRLRRGLSAGRAVPSPGPLAVAVAGVALAGAGAVWHHGRMQAAAREGGLQVLAQKNDLGPIEKLSLRKQRFMQFSSLEHEGEYYMTPRDFLFSVMFEQVERKTLVKKLARKDIEDVLSGIQTARCGSTFFRDLGDKGVISYTEYLFLLTILTKPHTGFHVAFKMLDADGNEMIERKEFVKLQKIISKQDDFKTVKTNETEYQEPTVKEPGINTTLQVRFFGKRGEKKLHYKEFRRFMENLQTEVQEMEFLQFSKGLNFMRKEDFAEWLLFFTNTENKDIYWKNVREKLSVGESISLDEFKSFCHFTSHLEDFAIAMQMFSLAHRPVRLAEFKRAVKVATGQELSNNILDTVFKIFDLDGDECLSHGEFLGVLKNRMHRGLWVPQQQSVQEYWKCVKKESIKGIKEAWKQAGKGPF; encoded by the exons atggtggcggcggcggcggcggggagaAGCGCTTGGCTGGCGGCTTGGGGCGGAAGGCTGCGACGCGGGCTCTCGGCCGGCCGAGCCGTCCCGAGTCCCGGCCCTCTGGCAGTGGCTGTGGCCGGCGTGGCCCTGGCAGGGGCAGGAGCGGTGTGGCACCATGGCCGCATGCAAGCGGCCGCG CGCGAGGGCGGCCTTCAGGTGCTGGCGCAGAAAAATGACTTGGGACCAATAGAGAAACTTTCTCTACGTAAGCAGCGGTTCATGCAGTTTTCATCCCTGGAGCATGAAGGAGAATATTACATGACACCCCGAGACTTCCTCTTCTCAGTAATGTTTGAGCAAGTGGAGCGTAAAACACTAGTCAAGAAGCTGGCAAGAAAGGATATCGAGGATGTACTATCAGGAATCCAAACAGCACGCTGTGGATCAACTTTTTTTAGAGACCTGGGTGATAAAGGGGTAATTTCATACACCGAGTATCTTTTCTTACTTACAATCCTCACAAAACCTCACACTGGGTTCCATGTTGCTTTTAAAATGCTGGATGCAGATGGCAATGAGATGATTGAAAGAAAGGAGTTTGTCAAGCTGCAGAAGATCATAAGTAAGCAAGATGACTTCAAGACAGTGAAGACTAATGAGACAGAATACCAGGAACCAACAGTGAAAGAGCCTGGAATTAACACAACCCTTCAAGTGCGtttctttgggaaaagaggagaaaaaaaacttcattataaAGAATTTCGAAGATTTATGGAAAATTTACAAACAGAAGTTCAAGAAATGGAATTCCTTCAGTTTTCTAAGGGTCTGAATTTCATGAGAAAGGAAGACTTTGCAGAGTGGCTCCTTTTCTTCACTAACACTGAAAACAAAGACATCTACTGGAAAAACGTGAGAGAAAAGCTGTCCGTAGGAGAGAGCATTAGTTTGGATGAGTTCAAGTCATTTTGCCATTTTACATCGCATTTGGAAGACTTTGCTATCGCCATGCAAATGTTTAGCTTAGCTCATCGCCCTGTGAGACTGGCGGAGTTTAAGAGAGCTGTGAAAGTAGCAACTGGACAAGAACTCTCAAACAATATTCTGGACACTGTCTTCAAGATCTTTGACTTGGATGGTGATGAGTGCCTAAGCCACGGGGAGTTTCTTGGAGTATTGAAAAACAGGATGCATCGAGGTTTATGGGTGCCGCAGCAGCAGAGCGTGCAAGAATACTGGAAATGCGTGAAGAAGGAAAGCATCAAGGGCATCAAGGAAGCCTGGAAACAAGCTGGAAAGGGCCCCTTttaa